GGCCGCGGCGGCCCACAGCGCGGTCTGGTCGACATCGGCCAGCCGTTGCACCACGGTGTCGGCCTGGGCCTGCACGGCCAGGTCGGCGTGGGTCACCTTCAGAGCCCGACGGGCGCTGGCCACGTCCAGGCCGTGCTGGGCGTAGAGGTCGGCGCCGCCGCTCTCGGCATCCGGCGTGATGTCGGTGGCGGCCTCCACATCGACCAGCCGGGCCCGCCCGTTGACGGGTCGGAACACGGCCAGGTGACGGCCGCCGTCGGTCACTACCTCCAGGTGGATGCCGGGGCGGCTGGGGCCCAGAGCGCCGAGCAGCTCCCCGGCCAGGCTCTCGCGCTCGAGTTCCCCCAGGCCGGTGATGACCGTCAGCCGGGGGTGGAGGTCCATCGCGATCGTGTGGCGTCCCGCCTCGATCACCATCCTGCTCATGCGCACCCAGCGCCTGTCGGCACCACCGAAGCCGAGTTGAGCCCGGCGCCCTGTGCGACCTGGGCCGGTACGGGGAGGAGCTGTGCCTCCAACCCCGCCCCTCGGACGGCTCCGCACCCGCTCCGGTCGAGGGGGGTGGCGGCCCGGGGACGCCGCCCGCTCCAGCCCCGGCCGGGGCCCGCCCGGCGGCCCCCACGCCGCACCCCAGAGCGTCCCGCGCGGGCCGGCCTGACCCGCTTAGGGAGCGGCCCGTCGGCGCGCCTAGGATGCTCCCTCGGCTCTCCGGCCGTGCGCCGGAACCGCCGCGCCTCCTTAGCTCAGTCGGCAGAGCGTTTCCATGGTAAGGAAAAGGTCGTGGGTTCGATTCCCACAGGAGGCTCCCAACACTTGGCTCCGGTCCGCCGGCGCAGCCCTGACCAGGGCGACGTAGCTCAGTTGGTGAGAGCACTCGGCTCATAATCGAGGGGTCGTCGGTTCGAACCCGACCGTCGCCACCACATCCGATCACCACCCCCCAGGGGCCGGGCGTTGCCCGGGCCCTCGGACGCGCCGAGGAGGCACCCACCCATGGCCAAGGAGAAGTTCGAGCGGAACAAGCCGCATCTGAACATCGGGACGATGGGTCACATCGACCATGGGAAGACGACGCTCACGGCTGCGATCACGAAGACGTTGCACGATGCGGATCCGACGACGGCGTTCACGC
This DNA window, taken from Acidimicrobiales bacterium, encodes the following:
- a CDS encoding GTP-binding protein; this encodes MAKEKFERNKPHLNIGTMGHIDHGKTTLTAAITKTLHDADPTTAFT